The proteins below are encoded in one region of Tachypleus tridentatus isolate NWPU-2018 chromosome 4, ASM421037v1, whole genome shotgun sequence:
- the LOC143248593 gene encoding opioid growth factor receptor-like protein 1 isoform X2 gives MDNYLFFSNKIPMRPDGLYIEEILKNWFGDYEKLEYTHSYIQWLFPIRKKGLNAEAQPLQLHEAKAIRSDPQIRDRILRAYNMMLDFYGIKLVNELTGEVKRGHNWEERVKGLNKYLHNYLRITRILKFLGEAGFEDFKCPLVEFLLLECLKEKSLTEAKISLRDYWSGVLRNEADRTYILRLLSQFWPDYESF, from the exons ATGGACAATTATTTGTTCTTCTCTAATAAGATCCCCATGAGACCTGATG GTCTTTATATCGAAGAGATTTTGAAAAACTGGTTCGGTGACTATGAAAAGCTCGAATACACTCACAGTTACATTCAATG GCTCTTTCCAATTAGAAAGAAAGGTCTAAATGCAGAAGCCCAACCTCTTCAGCTCCACGAAGCAAAG GCCATCAGAAGTGATCCACAAATTAGAGATCGAATTCTTAGAGCCTACAACATGATGTTGGATTTTTATGGAATAAAACTTGTAAATGAACTCACGGGAGAAGTGAAACGAGGACACAACTGGGAAGAAAGAGTGAAGGGCTTAAACAA ATATCTTCATAACTACTTACGGATTACCCGAATTTTAAAGTTTCTTGGTGAAGCGGGATTTGAAGACTTTAAATGTCCTCTGGTGGAGTTTCTCCTTCTTGAGTGCCTAAAAGAAAAGTCTTTGACAGAAGCTAAAATATCTCTGAGAGACTATTGGAGTGGTGTACTACGGAACGAGGCAGATCGAACTTACATTCTACGCCTTCTGAGTCAGTTTTGGCCTGACTATGAAtcattttga